One window of Cydia fagiglandana chromosome 19, ilCydFagi1.1, whole genome shotgun sequence genomic DNA carries:
- the LOC134673911 gene encoding phospholipase A1-like, producing MALLPLTVLAVASAVAGSIPRPQYGYSAGFLPHCPGIMNNSSISAGSMPKLQVVHHQLVNGQVTRRSMPVLTAPRMLVKDKRVDFANKKTVLYAVGFLDSAVWPHTQAIGTAYAKRGYNVFITETFSFLTYIYPKSVRLSRVIGQKMGEFLVKLTERGLTADNLELVGLSLGAHIVSYAAKHFYNVTGTKPSRLTGLDPSGPCYKTMPLEHRLNPSDAEHIDIIHTNIDGFGTPEPLGHVDYYANGGEYQPSDIPYIPCLVVCSHIKSVLYWWQALEHPKKFIAQKCDSVQAARYNECNSTETNVVGLETDFSKRGIYYLSTSNEFPYYRGKEGLRPENDISTNFLEKLNQEELVA from the exons ATGGCGCTATTACCACTGACGGTACTGGCAGTGGCATCGGcagtagcgggttcgattccccgCCCACAGTACGGGTACTCGGCAGGCTTCCTACCACACT GCCCCGGCATCATGAACAACTCCAGCATCAGCGCCGGCAGCATGCCCAAGCTGCAGGTGGTCCATCATCAGCTCGTCAACGGCCAGGTCACGAGGCGGTCCATGCCCGTGCTGACCGCTCCGAGGATGCTGGTTAAGGACAAGCGAGTGG ACTTCGCGAATAAGAAGACAGTGCTATACGCCGTGGGTTTCCTGGACAGCGCGGTGTGGCCCCACACGCAGGCCATCGGCACTGCTTACGCTAAACGCGGGTACAACGTGTTTATCACGGAGACCTTTAGCTTCCTCACCTATATCTACCCCAA ATCCGTGCGCCTATCACGAGTTATCGGGCAGAAAATGGGCGAGTTTCTGGTGAAGCTGACGGAGCGGGGTCTGACGGCGGACAACCTGGAGCTGGTCGGGCTCAGCCTTGGGGCCCACATCGTCAGCTACGCCGCTAAACACTTCTATAACGTCACGGGCACCAAACCTTCTAG GCTAACCGGCCTCGATCCCTCCGGGCCCTGCTACAAGACCATGCCTCTCGAGCACCGTCTGAACCCCTCAGACGCCGAGCACATCGACATCATCCACACCAACATCGATGGCTTCGGAACTCCAGAACCTCTCGGCCATGTAGACTATTACGCCAACGGCGGGGAGTACCAACCCAGCGACATACCGTACATACCCTGCCTAGTTGTCTGCAGCCACATAAAATCAGTTTTATACTGGTGGCAAGCATTAGAACATCCCAAGAAATTCATTGCGCAGAAATGCGACTCAGTGCAAGCAGCGAGGTACAATGAATGCAACAGTACTGAGACGAACGTCGTCGGATTAGAAACTGATTTTAGTAAGCGTGGTATATATTATCTGTCGACGTCTAACGAGTTTCCGTATTATAGGGGTAAGGAGGGGTTGAGGCCTGAGAATGATATTTCGACGAATTTTTTGGAGAAATTGAATCAAGAGGAGCTTGTTGCTTGA